The Archangium primigenium genomic interval CCATGCCGGAGACGACCTGGTCGGCCCGCCAGTGGATGCTCAGCGCGCCGTGGATGGCGGCCATGCCCGCGCCGGCGAGCATGCCCACGCAGACCCCCAGGGGCGTGGGCATCGTGATGGAGGCCACGGCGGCGCAGAAGGCGCCGGTGCGCATCATCCCCTCGATGCCCACGTTGGTGACGCCCGAGCGCTCGGAGAGCGTGGCCCCCAGCGCCGCGAACACGAGCGCCGGGTAGTACTCCAGCGTGGAGGACAGGATGGCTTCCACCACCTCAAACACGGGGCACCTCGGGGCGCTGCGCGGGCGGCGCGGCGGTTTCGGGAGCGGGTTGGGGCTCGGCGGGCGCGGGGGGCGGCCGGCGGCGGGCGGCGAGCAGCGCGAGCCACACCTGACGGCCCGCCACGAAGAGCAGGGCCAGGCCCTGGATGAGCTCCGGGTAGCTCTTGTGCACGCCGAGCAGCTGCATGCGCGTGCCTCCGGCGCGGAGAATTCCGAAGAACACGGCCGACAGCGTGACGCCCAGGGGGTGGTTGTTGCCGATGAGCGAGATGGCGATGCCGTCGAAGCCGTAGGGCGCGCCGAGCGTGCCCGGGTAGCGCATCTCCGTGCCCAGCACCAGCACCGCGCCGGCCAGTCCCGCGAGCGCGCCGGCCAGGCCCATGGCCTCGGCGGTGCGCCGGGTGACGGGGATGCCCGCGGCCCGGGCCGCCTCGGGGCCGAGCCCCACCGCGCGCGTCTCGAAGCCCGTGCGCAGCCGCGCCAGCCACACCCACAGCACCAGCGCCACCGCGAGCGCCAGGGGGAAGCCCAGGTGCAGCCGCGACATCTCCCCGAGCAGCCGGGGCAGTTGCGCGCTGGCCTGGATCTCCGCGGTGCCCGTGATGTTCACCGCCGTGCCGGCCCCGGCGCGCAACGGGCCCACCACGAGCCAGTTGTCCACCAGGCTCACCGCCACCCAGTTGAGCATGATGGTGGAGATGACCTCGTGCACGCCCCGCACGAGCTTGAGCCAGGCGGCGATGAGCGCCCAGAACGCTCCGGCCACCCCGGCGGCCAGGAGCGCCGCCACCACGTGCAGCGCCGAGGGCAGTTGCACCTGGGCACCCACGACCGCCGCGGCCAGCGCGCCGAGCAGCATCTGCCCCTGGGCGCCGATGTTGAACAGGCCCACCTTGAAGGCCACCGCCACGGACAGGCCCGTGAGCAGGAGGAGCGCCGCCTTGATGGCGGCCTCGCCCCAGGGACGGGTGAGCAGGGTGATGCGGCCGCCGTCCAGGTAGGCCCCCCAGTCGCCCACGCCCCCGCGCAGCATCTGCAGGTAGGCCTCGCTGGCCACCTGCGTGTCGCGCGTGAGGGCGATGAACACCCAGCACAGGGCGAGCGCCAGGAACACGGAGAACACCGAGGGCAGGATCGCCCGGGCGCGCTCACCCATGGGAGGCCTCCCCCGTGGTGCCGAGCATGCGCCGGCCGATCTCCCGCTCGTCGAACTGGGGGCGGGTGAACATGCCCGTCACCCGGCCCTCGAAGAAGACGTAGACACGGTCCGCCAGGGCCAACACTTCCTCCAGATCGAGCGAGACGAGCACCACGCCCGCCCCCTGGTCGCGCGCCTCGCGCAGCCGCGCCTGCACCTGCGCCACCGCGCCGATGTCCAGGCCACGCGTGGGCTGCACCACCACGAGCAGCCGCGGCGCCGCGTCCAGCTCGCGCGCCACCACCACCTTCTGCTGGTTGCCGCCCGAGAGCGCCTGCAGGGGCAGGGTGGGGTCCGGCGGCCGCACGTCATAGGCCTGCAGCAGCGCCTGGGTGCGCGCGCGCCGCCCGGCGAAGTCCACCTGGAGCCCCTTGGCGAAGGGCTCGCGCGACTGCCGGCCCAGCGCCACGTTCTCCTCCACGCTCATGGCCTTGACCACCGCGCGCCACAGCCGGTCCTCGGGCACGTGGCCCACGCCCCGCGCGCGCGCCGTGGCGGGCGTCAGCCCCGCGAGCGGCTGGCCCAGCAGCGTGCCCTCGCCGCCCTCCATCTCCCTGAGGCCCGTGAGCACCTCGGCGAACTCGCGCTGGCCGTTGCCGTCCACGCCCGCGATGCCGACGATCTCCCCGCCGTGCACCTCCAGGGTCACCCCCCGGAGCATGGGCTGGCCGTCCTCCCCCCGCGCGGTGAGGTCCTTCACGTCCAGCAGCCGCTCGCCCTCGGGCGGGTGCCACGCCTGGGCCTCGGCCTGGGGCACGCGCGCCTCGCCCACCATCAGCGCCGCCAGCGCCTCGGGCCGCGTCTCGGCGGCGCGCACCTCGGCCACGCGCTTGCCGCGCCGCATCACGACCACCCGGTCCGCCACGCTGAGCACCTCGCGCAGCTTGTGGCTGATGAAGACCACGGTGCGCCCGCCCGCCGCGAGCCCCCGCGACACCCGGAACAGGTCGTCGGACTCCTGGGGGGTGAGCACCGCCGTGGGCTCGTCGAGGATGAGCACCTGGGCGCCCCGGTGCAGCGCCTTGACGATCTCCACCTTCTGCTGCGAGCCCACACTCAGGGTGTCCACCCGGGCGCGCGGGTCCAGCTTGAAGCCGAAGCGCTCACACGTGGCGGCCACCTCGGCGCACGCCCGCTCCTGGTCGAAGCGGCCCAGGCGCGTGGGCTCGCGCCCGAGCACCACGTTCTCGGCCACCGAGAGCGTGGGCACGAGCATGAAGTGCTGGTGCACCATGCCGATGCCCCGGGCGATGGCGTCGCGGGGGCTCTTGAGCCGCGCGGGCCGTCCCTGGATGAGCACCTCGCCCGAGTCGGCGTGGTACAGCCCATACAGGACGTTCATCAGGGTGGACTTGCCCGCGCCGTTCTCGCCCACCAGGGCGAGCACCTCCCCGGTGCCGATGTCCAGCGACACGTCGTCCAGGGCGGTCACGGCGCCAAAGCGCTTGTGGATGTTCCGGAGGGAAATCAAGACCCTCCCCCTTTATCAGAAGGCGGGCCGGGCGTACCGGATGGACGATGGTGGACGGCGGCCTTTTCTTCCCGCTGCACGCGCGCGGGGCTTCCTGCTATGGGCTCTAGGCGTGAGACCCTACGAGCTCATCAAGGCCAAGCGGGACGGCAAGCGGCTGCGTGCCGACGATATCCAGGCATTCCTCCGGGCGTACACCGACGGGGAGGTGCCCGACTACCAGATGTCCGCCCTGTGCATGGCCATCTTCTTCCGGGGCCTGGACGCCGAGGAGTTGAGCGCCTGGGCCCAGGCCATGCTCCACTCCGGCGAGGTGCTGGACCTGTCGGACATCCCCGGCACCAAGGTGGACAAGCACTCCACCGGAGGCGTGGGGGACAAGGTGTCCCTGAGCCTGGCGCCTCTGGCGGCCGCCTGCGGGGTGCCCGTGCCGATGATCTCCGGCCGGGGCCTCGGGCACACCGGCGGCACGCTCGACAAGCTGGAGTCCATTCCGGGCTTTCAAATCAACCTGCCGGTGAGCGAGTACCGCCGCCTGGTGCGCGAGCTGGACTGCTGCCTCATCGGCCAGACGGCGTCGGTGGCGCCCGCGGACAAGAAGCTCTACGCCCTGCGCGACGTGACGGCCACGGTGGACTGCATCCCGCTCATCGCCAGCTCCATCATGAGCAAGAAGCTCGCCTCGGGGCTGGACGCGCTGGTGCTGGACGTGAAGGTGGGCTCGGGCGCCTTCATGAAGACGCAGGAGGACGCGCGCACGCTGGCCCGGACGATGATCGACATCGGCGCCCAGATGGGCCGCAAGGTGACGGCGCTGCTCACGGACATGAACCAGCCCCTGGGCCGCGCGGTGGGCAACGCCCTGGAGGTGGTGGAGGCCGTGGAGATGCTGCGCGGCCGCGCCCCCGAGGACTACACCGAGGTGACACTCGCGCTCACCGCGGAGATGCTGGTGCTCGGCGGCAAGGCGCGCTCGCTCGACGAGGCCCGTGCCCGGCTCCAGCGCGTCATCGAGGACGGCAGCGCCGTGCGCAAGCTCCAGCGGATCGTCGAGGCGCAAGGCGGCGACCCGCGCTCCATCGAGGACTACGCGCGGCTGCCCCAGGCGCGCTCCACCCTGGACGTGCCCTCGCCCGGCGAGGGATTCATCACCGGCATCGAGACCGAGGCGGTGGGCCTGGCGGCGGTGGCGCTCGGGGCGGGGCGGCAGCGGGTGGACAGCCGGATCGATCCGGCGGTGGGCTTCACGCTCCTGCGCAAGGTGGGTGAGCCGGTGAAGCGGGGCGAGCCGCTCGTGCGCATCCACTTCAACGAGCCCGGAGGCGTGGAGGACGTGAAGGCCCGGCTGCTGTCGGCCTACAGCTTCGGTCCGGTGGCTCCCGCGCCCCGGCCGCTCATCCTGGAGCGCGTGGAGTGAGCGCGTCGTCCCGGGAGGATCGGCGCGCCTCGCCCCGTGTGCCGCTGCGGCTGGGCATCCGCGTGGCGGGCAGCTCGGGCGCGTTCGACTCCCGGGAGGGCAACGTGTCGGTGGGTGGGTTCGCCTGGCATGGCGCGGCCCTGTCGGTGGGCACGCTGGTGGAGGTGTCGCTGTCGCTGCCGGACATCTCCGCGCCCTTCCTCGTGCGAGGTCAGGTGCTCAACGTAAGCTATGGCGCCAGGGGTACCTCCGCGCACGCGCGCTTCCTCGACCTGCCGGTGGACGTGGAGCGGCACATCGCGCGGTACCTGGATGAAGTGGAGCGGCTGGAGTCCTGACCAACGAGGGTGGCGCATGAGCACGGACATTCCCTGGGACAGTCTCTTCGAGGCGGCGGCGAAAGTGCGGGAGCGGGCCCATGCCCCCTACTCGCGCTTTCCCGTGGGCGCGGCGGTGTTGTACGCGGACGGAGTCGTGGAGACGGGCTGCAACGTGGAGAACTCCTCCTACGGGCTGTCCGCCTGCGCCGAGCGCAACGCCCTGGCGGCGGGCGTGGGGCGGGGGCGGGGTCGGCCCCTGGCGGTGGCCATCGTGGTGGACACGCCCACGCCCTGTCCGCCCTGCGGCATGTGCCGGCAGGTGATGATGGAGTTCGCCCCGAAGGAGCTGCCCGTGCGCAGCCGCAACCTCAAGGGGGACGAGGCGCGCTACTCGCTCGGGGAACTGCTCCCGCACGCCTTCACGAGTGACTTCCTCTAGAGGGGCGCGAGGAAGCGGCCATCCCTCAAGAAGAGCCGCTCGCCGTCCCATCCGTTGAAGAAGGCCGCGTCCCCGAGGACGCGCGCCTCCAACTCGCCGGGCGCGCTCAGGGTCATCGGCCCCTGGAACCAGACCTCGCCCGTGTACTCGTTGTAGATGGTGACGTCGTAGACGGGCCGGGGCTTCCGGGCCTTCTGCCGCACGCGCACGAAGACGCCTCCGTCCAGGCCGCCATTCCAGAAGGCGTCGGCGGGCACGCCCGCGGGCCTCGTCGGAGCCGTGGGGGAGGATGTGCAGGTGCAGCCCGACGAGGACGCGATGCACAGCACGAGAATGGCGCGAAGGATGGACATGTGCGGATGCCGAGGGGTGCACTCCCCACGTCTCCCCACCCGCCTCACCGTGAAAGGTGACGGGGAGAACGGGATTTCAGGTGTTATGCTCGCTCCGGACCCGTCATGAACGCAACGCCTCCCGCTGAAGACATTGGCATCGGCAGCATCCTCCGCGACACGTACGAGCTCGTGTCCGTCCTGGGCAAGGGCGGCATGGGCAAGGTCTACCTGGCGCGTCACCTGCGACTGCCCGGCAAGCAGGTGGCGGTGAAGGTCCTCCACACCCAGGAGGAGATCACCGCGGAGCAGTACGCGCGCTTTCGCCGGGAGGCGGAGATCACCTCGCGCCTGGGTCACCCCAACATCGTGGGGGTGTACGACTTCTATGGCCAGGAGGGCGGCGCGCCGTGCCTGGTGATGGAGCACCTCAAGGGCGAGAGCCTGTCCCAGCGCATCCGGCGCGGGCCCGTGCCGCTGCCCGAGGTGATGGCGATCGCCCGGCAGATCGGCTCGGCGCTGCACGCCGCCCACCAGGTGGGCGTCATCCACCGCGACCTCAAGCCGGGCAACATCTTCCTGGTGCCCACCGAGTCCGGCGGCGTGGTGACCCAGCAGGTGAAGCTGCTGGACTTCGGCATCTCGAAGATCGTGTCGTCCCAGACGATGCAGACGGTGGACGACGTGCTCATGGGCACGCCCCAGTACATGTCCCCCGAGCAGGCCATGGGCCAGAACAGCACCCTGGATGCGCGCTCGGACCTGTTCGCGCTCGGGTCCATCGTCTACGAGCTGCTCTCCGGCGTGTCGCCGTTCGACGACGACGTGATGATGCGCATCCTCTACCGCATCGTGCAGGAGCCGCTCCCGCCGCTGGCGCCGCGCTGCCCGGACGTGCCCGCGGAGGTGTGCGCCGTGGTGGAGAAGGCGCTCGAGAAGCGGCCCGACGACCGCTACCCCAGCGTCGCGGCCTTCATCGAGGCGCTCACGGGCAGTCCGCTGCGCACGCTCGCCGAGGCCATCGCGGATGCCGAGGCCGCGGCCGCGGCGACGCCCGTGTCCGCCCGGGTGACCCCGGCGCTGGGCGCGGCCCCGGGCTCGGCTCGGGGCTCGGCGCCTCCTCCGGGGCCCACGGTGGCGGGGCGGGGTTCTTCTCGCTCGCCCCCGCCCGCCGAGTCCACGCCGGAGGCCGCCGCGCCGTCCCTGGCCCCGTCCGCGCCGTCCGTGCCCGCGAAGTCCTGGCGGCCCGTGGTGGTGGGCGCCTCGCTCGTCGTGCTCCTGGGCGTGGGGGTGAGCGTGGGGCTGATGCGGCGCGAGCCGCCGCCCGTGGCGCCCACCCTGTCGCCCTCGGCGCCCGCCGCGGTGGTGGCCCAGCCCACACCCACGCCCGTGCCCCCGCCGACCGCGGCTCCGACGCCGGCGCCGACGGAGGCCGCTCCCGAGGCCGAGAAGCCCACGCCCTCGGCGCCCGCCCTGGCGGCGGCGCCCACGCCCCCGGAGCCCGAGCCCTCGGCGCCCCGGCGCGCGCCGGTCCGGGCGGAGGAGAAGCTGCCCGAGGTGGTGCGCGCGGACCTGACCCTGGCGGAGAAGGCCCTGGCCTCCAACGACGTGAACGAGGCGCTGCGTCTGGCCCGTCGCAGCCAGCGCAACGCCGTCACCGGCGCGTCCTTCTCCGTGATCACGCGTGCTTACTGCCAGCGCAAGGAGCTCACCAACGCCAAGGCCCACTGGATCAAGGTGCCCGAGTCCGAGCGCGCCCGGGTGAAGCGCTTCTGCAAGGAGCAGGGCATCGAGCTGTGACCCCGGGGGGCCGATGTGGGCCCCGGGGCGCGCCGAAGGGGCTGGCGCGGCGGAGAACCGTGCTAAGAGGCGTCGAACCTTGGACCTCCTCCTGACGAACGGCACCGTCGTGACGATGAACCGCGAGCGCGAGGTGCTCGTGGGCGCAGACGTCCTCATCCAGGACGGGCGCATCGCCCGGGTGGGCCACAACCTGCGCACGCGGGGCGCGAGCCTGCGGGTGCTGGACGTGAAGGGCCATGTGGTCCTGCCCGGTTTCATCCATGGCCACCTGCACGCGTGCCAGACGCTCTTCCGCAACCGGGCGGACGGCCTGGAGCTGCTCGACTGGCTGCGCGAGCGCATCTGGCCCTTCGAGGCCAGCCATGACGCGGACTCCATGCGGGCCTCGGCGGACCTGACGTTCGCGGAGCTCATCCGCTCGGGCTCCACGGCGGCGCTCGACATGGGCTCGGTGCGTCATTACGACGCCGTCTTCGAGTCCGCCCGGGACTGTGGCTTCCGGCTCACCGGGGGCAAGGCGATGATGGACGCGCCGGACCTGCCCCCCTACCTGAGCGAGTCCACGGAGGCCTCGCTGGCCGAGAGCCTCGCCCTGTTGGAGCGCTGGCACGGCACGCAAGGGGGCCGGCTGCGCTACGCCCTCACGCCGCGCTTCGTGCTGTCGTGCACGGAGAAGCTCTTGCGCGAGGTGGGCCGGCTGGCGCGCGAGAAGAACGTGCGCATCCACACCCACGCGAGCGAGAACCGCACCGAGTGCGAGGTGGTGCGCCAGCTCACCGGCCGCGACAACATCGCCTGGTTCCACGAGCTGGGGCTCACCGGGCCGCACCTCACGCTCGCCCACTGCGTGTGGCCCACCGACGCGGAGGTGGAGCTGCTGCGCGACACGGGCACGGTGGTGTGCCACTGCCCGGGCTCCAACCTCAAGCTGGCCTCGGGCTTCGCCCCGATTCCGGAGATGCTCGACGCGGGCGTGCACGTGTGCCTGGGCGCGGATGGCGCGGCCTGCAACAACAACCTGGACATGTTCGTGGAGATGCGGCTCGCGGCGCTCCTGCACAAGCCGCGGGTGGGCCCCCGGGGCATGCCCGCCGAGCGGGTGCTGGAGATGGCCACCCTCGGGGGCGCCCGGGCGCTGGGCCTGGAGTCCGAGCTGGGCTCGCTGGAGCCGGGCAAGCGCGCGGACATCACCGTGGTGGACCTGTCCGGCCTGCACGCCACGCCCCAGGATCCCCGGGACGTGCTCTCGCCGCTCGTCTACGCGGCGCGCTCGAGCGACGTGGTGCACGTGCTCATCGACGGGCGCCCCGTGCTCAAGGACCGCACGCTGCTCACCCTGGACGCCCAGGCGGTGGCCGCGAGCGCCCACCAGCACTCCGCGCGCATCGTCGCCCGCCGTCCCTGAGACGGTTCGTCCTGGCCGGGGGGCGGGGGGGCGGCAATAAAGGGTGGATTCCGGACGTAGATACCGGGAGGCCTCTCCGTGGGTGGCGGGGCGGGCGGGCTGGTGTAAGGTGCTGTTTCTTCAAGACTCGAAGTGGAGGAGGTCGACACCGTCATGTGGCAACGGTTCAGAAGGGCAATGCGCAGCTTCGGTGGATTCTTTGTCTCCTCCCTCGAGGATCCGGAACTCATCCTCGAGCAGAACGTGCGGGACCTGAACGATCAGGTTCCCAAGATGAACGAGTCCATCGCGATGGTGAGGGCCAACCTCACCCTCCTGGAGAAGGAGAACGCGAAGTACACCCAGGACATCCGCGAGCTGACGGCCCGCGTGAAGGCGGCCATCCAGGCGGGCCGGGATGACCTGGCCGCCCAGTACGCCACCAAGCTGCAGACGGAGAAGTCGGCGCTCGAGCGCAACGAGATGCAGCTGGCCACGGCCAAGCAGGCATACGAGAAGTCGCTCAACCTCAAGAAGGCCTTCATGCGCGAGAAGGAGCGCAAGACGCAGGAGGCCATGACGGCCATCCGCGACGCGCGCCGCGCCAAGTGGCAGTCCAAGGTCGCCGACGCCATGGAGTCCTTCACGGTGGCGGGCATCGACCAGACGCACGACGAGATGCTGCGCAAGGTCCAGGAGAAGGCCGCCGTCAACGAGGCGCGCATGCAGATGGCGCTCGATTCGGTGGACCACCAGTCGGTGCAGATCGAGGAGGACGCCGAGCGCCTCCAGGCCATGGACCTGGTCAAGCAGATGAAGATGGAGATGGGGCTCAACAGCCCCGCGCCGGTGTCCGAGGTGGGCGGCTCCCCCGAGAAGACGATCGGCAAGAAGGTGGGAGTCGAGTAGTCGGATGGATGGGTGGAGGCCGCGCCGATGGGCTTGAAACGCGGACCGGGTCTCCTCCCGTTCCTGGTGTTGTGTTGTCTGGGCGGGGCCTACCTGATGGCCTCGCGCCTGGGCTACCTGGACCGGCTCCAGGCGCGCTTCTTTCCCGCGGCCAAGGAGACCGTGCGCCTGTCGCCCGGGGACTTCCCCGCGGGAGTGGCGGCGCCGGTGGCGGACCTGGCCTCGGTGCCCCTGCGCCCCACGCTCATCGGCTTCTCCGCGCGCGGCTCGGCGGCGGCGCTGCTCTTGGCCACCGGGGGCGTCTCCACGCTGGACAACCTCGCGGCCCCTCCCGGCGTGGCCCAGGGCGTGCTCAAGGCGGGCTACGCGCTGGACGCGCGCGCGGTGCTCTTCGCCCGGGAGGAGGAATTGCGCCAGGCGCTCGCCCTGGGGGCCGAGCATGGGGGCGTGGACATGGCCGCCTTGTCCGTGGACCGGCTGGCCGCCTGGCTCCCGGCGCTCCGGGACGCGGCGCCCCGGACGGTGCTGCTCCTGGGCCGCAGTCGGGGCCAGGAGGCGCTGGCGGCGGTGGGCGTGGCGGACCTCGCCTCGCTCCGGGGCAAGCGGCTGGGGGTGTACCCCTCGGGCTCCTCGTACTACTTCACGCTCTGGGCGCTGTCCCGGGCGGGGCTGCGCATGTCGGACGTGCGCTGGGTGGACCTGCCCTCCACCCTGGACGCGGGCCGGGCGCTGCGCGAGGGGCGGGCGGATGCCGTGTCGGGCCTGTGGGGCGACGTGGCGCTGGCGGCGAGGGATCGGGGTGGCACCGTGCTGGCCACCACGGCGGACGCGCCCCACCTGGTGGCCACGGTGCTGGTGGCCCGGGGGGACTACGCCGCGCGCTACCCGGACGCCGTGCGGCGCATCATCCGGGGTCTGTTGGATGCCGGCCTGAGCGTGTCGAAGGACCCGGCGCCCGCGGCACGGCTGCTCGGCGAGGTGGCCCCCTACCTGGGAGACCCCACCGAGGCCATCCGCAGCGCTCCCCCGGCGACACTCGCGGACAATCGCTCCTTCTTCGGGCTTTCCGGCGAGGCGCCCGTCACCTATGACGAGCTCTTCCAGAGCGCCTCGGCGCTCTACCAGAAGATCAAGCGCACGGCGGTGATTCCGCCCGCCGAGGACACCCGCGATCTCGGCGCGTTGAAATATGTGTCGGAGGCGCGAGGGCCCTAGCGGCCCTCGGTCCGCGAGGCGCTTCACTGGCGAGGACTCACGTGGCCCGCTCACCCAACTTCCTGAAGGCCGCTTTCCTGATGCCCGCCAACCTGGTGGGGCTCTTCACCGCCGCGGCCTCGTCGGCCATCACCCAGGAGCCGCTGCCGGCGCTCATCGCGCTGGGCGTGGAGGGGCTGTACCTGGTGGGGGCCGCGTCCTCCAAGCGCTTCCAGCGCGCGGTGCGCGCGGGGCTGTCCGCGGAGGACGATCCCGAGGTGGCCCAGAAGCAGGTGGAGGCCCTGCTCGCGGACCTGGCCGCCTCGCAGCGCGAGCACTACCAGCAGCTCGTGGGGCTCAAGGAGAAGATCCTGGCCAACTACGCGAAGCTGCCGGGCGGGCGCGTGCTGGCGGCCAGCAGCGAGCAGCGCCTGGACGCGCTGCTCACCTCGTTCCTGCGGCTCATCTCCACGCTCAACCAGTACCGCGCCTACCTCAACCCGGCCGAGCGCCAGTCGCTCGAGAAGGACGTGCGCGCGCTGGAGGCGGAAATCGCCCAGGAGGGCAGCGCGCGCATCAAGGACGTGAAGGAGAAGCGGCTGGACATCCTGCAGAAGCGCCTGGCGCGCTTCGAGCAGGCGCGCGAGAGCCGGGAGGTGGTGAGCCACCAGCTCGCGAGCATCGAGGACCTGATGCGGCTCACCCACGAGCAGTCCATCGCCATCCGGGATCCCGAGGGCGTCACGCGCCAGCTCGACGCGCTGAGCGCCGAGGCGAGCGCCACGGACGAGACGGTGCGGCAGATGGAGCGCTTCCTCGACTTCACCGAGGAGACGTCCGCGCCGCTGCCCCACGGCACCCGCGTGCGCTAGCGGGGCAGGGGCGCGCCCCGGGTTGGATCGCGGACGCCCCCGACGGCGCGGCCGCGAGAAGTATTTGACTCCGGGCCCGAGCCCGTCTGCACTCCGCCTCCTATGCTCCGCCGCGCCACGCCCTGGCTCCTGCTCGTCTTCCTGGTGTTCGCCGGCTGCTCCCGCTGCGGCGGCGACAAGCCGTCCGGGGCCAAGGTGCTCAGTCCCGCCCGCTACCTGCCGCGCTCGGCCCGGGCGGCCGTGGTGATTCCGGACGTGGGAGTGCTGGGCGAGAAGCTGGCGCGCCTGCAGCGGCTGAAGATCGCCAACTTCGCCGCGCAGCTGCAGAACGCCCAGTCCGCCGAGGGCTTCGTCTCCGGCATCATGCGCCAGGTGGGCGTG includes:
- a CDS encoding ABC transporter permease, whose protein sequence is MGERARAILPSVFSVFLALALCWVFIALTRDTQVASEAYLQMLRGGVGDWGAYLDGGRITLLTRPWGEAAIKAALLLLTGLSVAVAFKVGLFNIGAQGQMLLGALAAAVVGAQVQLPSALHVVAALLAAGVAGAFWALIAAWLKLVRGVHEVISTIMLNWVAVSLVDNWLVVGPLRAGAGTAVNITGTAEIQASAQLPRLLGEMSRLHLGFPLALAVALVLWVWLARLRTGFETRAVGLGPEAARAAGIPVTRRTAEAMGLAGALAGLAGAVLVLGTEMRYPGTLGAPYGFDGIAISLIGNNHPLGVTLSAVFFGILRAGGTRMQLLGVHKSYPELIQGLALLFVAGRQVWLALLAARRRPPPAPAEPQPAPETAAPPAQRPEVPRV
- a CDS encoding ATP-binding cassette domain-containing protein: MSLDIGTGEVLALVGENGAGKSTLMNVLYGLYHADSGEVLIQGRPARLKSPRDAIARGIGMVHQHFMLVPTLSVAENVVLGREPTRLGRFDQERACAEVAATCERFGFKLDPRARVDTLSVGSQQKVEIVKALHRGAQVLILDEPTAVLTPQESDDLFRVSRGLAAGGRTVVFISHKLREVLSVADRVVVMRRGKRVAEVRAAETRPEALAALMVGEARVPQAEAQAWHPPEGERLLDVKDLTARGEDGQPMLRGVTLEVHGGEIVGIAGVDGNGQREFAEVLTGLREMEGGEGTLLGQPLAGLTPATARARGVGHVPEDRLWRAVVKAMSVEENVALGRQSREPFAKGLQVDFAGRRARTQALLQAYDVRPPDPTLPLQALSGGNQQKVVVARELDAAPRLLVVVQPTRGLDIGAVAQVQARLREARDQGAGVVLVSLDLEEVLALADRVYVFFEGRVTGMFTRPQFDEREIGRRMLGTTGEASHG
- a CDS encoding thymidine phosphorylase, producing the protein MRPYELIKAKRDGKRLRADDIQAFLRAYTDGEVPDYQMSALCMAIFFRGLDAEELSAWAQAMLHSGEVLDLSDIPGTKVDKHSTGGVGDKVSLSLAPLAAACGVPVPMISGRGLGHTGGTLDKLESIPGFQINLPVSEYRRLVRELDCCLIGQTASVAPADKKLYALRDVTATVDCIPLIASSIMSKKLASGLDALVLDVKVGSGAFMKTQEDARTLARTMIDIGAQMGRKVTALLTDMNQPLGRAVGNALEVVEAVEMLRGRAPEDYTEVTLALTAEMLVLGGKARSLDEARARLQRVIEDGSAVRKLQRIVEAQGGDPRSIEDYARLPQARSTLDVPSPGEGFITGIETEAVGLAAVALGAGRQRVDSRIDPAVGFTLLRKVGEPVKRGEPLVRIHFNEPGGVEDVKARLLSAYSFGPVAPAPRPLILERVE
- a CDS encoding PilZ domain-containing protein, yielding MSASSREDRRASPRVPLRLGIRVAGSSGAFDSREGNVSVGGFAWHGAALSVGTLVEVSLSLPDISAPFLVRGQVLNVSYGARGTSAHARFLDLPVDVERHIARYLDEVERLES
- a CDS encoding cytidine deaminase, translated to MSTDIPWDSLFEAAAKVRERAHAPYSRFPVGAAVLYADGVVETGCNVENSSYGLSACAERNALAAGVGRGRGRPLAVAIVVDTPTPCPPCGMCRQVMMEFAPKELPVRSRNLKGDEARYSLGELLPHAFTSDFL
- a CDS encoding serine/threonine-protein kinase produces the protein MNATPPAEDIGIGSILRDTYELVSVLGKGGMGKVYLARHLRLPGKQVAVKVLHTQEEITAEQYARFRREAEITSRLGHPNIVGVYDFYGQEGGAPCLVMEHLKGESLSQRIRRGPVPLPEVMAIARQIGSALHAAHQVGVIHRDLKPGNIFLVPTESGGVVTQQVKLLDFGISKIVSSQTMQTVDDVLMGTPQYMSPEQAMGQNSTLDARSDLFALGSIVYELLSGVSPFDDDVMMRILYRIVQEPLPPLAPRCPDVPAEVCAVVEKALEKRPDDRYPSVAAFIEALTGSPLRTLAEAIADAEAAAAATPVSARVTPALGAAPGSARGSAPPPGPTVAGRGSSRSPPPAESTPEAAAPSLAPSAPSVPAKSWRPVVVGASLVVLLGVGVSVGLMRREPPPVAPTLSPSAPAAVVAQPTPTPVPPPTAAPTPAPTEAAPEAEKPTPSAPALAAAPTPPEPEPSAPRRAPVRAEEKLPEVVRADLTLAEKALASNDVNEALRLARRSQRNAVTGASFSVITRAYCQRKELTNAKAHWIKVPESERARVKRFCKEQGIEL
- a CDS encoding 5'-deoxyadenosine deaminase; the protein is MDLLLTNGTVVTMNREREVLVGADVLIQDGRIARVGHNLRTRGASLRVLDVKGHVVLPGFIHGHLHACQTLFRNRADGLELLDWLRERIWPFEASHDADSMRASADLTFAELIRSGSTAALDMGSVRHYDAVFESARDCGFRLTGGKAMMDAPDLPPYLSESTEASLAESLALLERWHGTQGGRLRYALTPRFVLSCTEKLLREVGRLAREKNVRIHTHASENRTECEVVRQLTGRDNIAWFHELGLTGPHLTLAHCVWPTDAEVELLRDTGTVVCHCPGSNLKLASGFAPIPEMLDAGVHVCLGADGAACNNNLDMFVEMRLAALLHKPRVGPRGMPAERVLEMATLGGARALGLESELGSLEPGKRADITVVDLSGLHATPQDPRDVLSPLVYAARSSDVVHVLIDGRPVLKDRTLLTLDAQAVAASAHQHSARIVARRP
- a CDS encoding PspA/IM30 family protein, encoding MWQRFRRAMRSFGGFFVSSLEDPELILEQNVRDLNDQVPKMNESIAMVRANLTLLEKENAKYTQDIRELTARVKAAIQAGRDDLAAQYATKLQTEKSALERNEMQLATAKQAYEKSLNLKKAFMREKERKTQEAMTAIRDARRAKWQSKVADAMESFTVAGIDQTHDEMLRKVQEKAAVNEARMQMALDSVDHQSVQIEEDAERLQAMDLVKQMKMEMGLNSPAPVSEVGGSPEKTIGKKVGVE
- a CDS encoding ABC transporter substrate-binding protein codes for the protein MGLKRGPGLLPFLVLCCLGGAYLMASRLGYLDRLQARFFPAAKETVRLSPGDFPAGVAAPVADLASVPLRPTLIGFSARGSAAALLLATGGVSTLDNLAAPPGVAQGVLKAGYALDARAVLFAREEELRQALALGAEHGGVDMAALSVDRLAAWLPALRDAAPRTVLLLGRSRGQEALAAVGVADLASLRGKRLGVYPSGSSYYFTLWALSRAGLRMSDVRWVDLPSTLDAGRALREGRADAVSGLWGDVALAARDRGGTVLATTADAPHLVATVLVARGDYAARYPDAVRRIIRGLLDAGLSVSKDPAPAARLLGEVAPYLGDPTEAIRSAPPATLADNRSFFGLSGEAPVTYDELFQSASALYQKIKRTAVIPPAEDTRDLGALKYVSEARGP